Proteins from a genomic interval of Trifolium pratense cultivar HEN17-A07 linkage group LG6, ARS_RC_1.1, whole genome shotgun sequence:
- the LOC123891755 gene encoding uncharacterized protein LOC123891755 yields the protein MSQSSGSAQIKNKIADTVKTRSKSKKEGTTVVVDAMPLSSIPATTSKKKKSAKSTKKVSESSPSISIKSDSVRSKKKKPQSPIKRGLSMSDLYLNKDLSETANVESHDVASGKNANVESSVKSVSEKVNQENPSVEENPSSVETLGKTQNIAENVGVSNNPSVPESMTVPTNVITDVAEKSQEKAVVTDAPTGVEPSSIPTDAEKDVEASKGGSSPHANTATGSFGSGSNTEASTEEEVNKESTPEQAADSEPENEAGEDSEKTTNEEQDIVDVDEVPSEEDLQPPPTQKGIGRRLRSRTTTPAPAVTTTPVVTKKAKDTTLKPAKYGPKKSWSKSIPPPEKKKGVLKRKSAPSSDSEFEAEKDDSSIKPPAKKAMSAKKAMPQSVAPDIEDFPCDNVSFHLPSYAQRWGIICKRRLALERELGKDILECEEIVTLINDAGLIKTVWGLGSCYEKLVREFVVNIPIGCDNPLDKEFQKVFVRGKCVTFSPSVINKVLGNADDPHPDIDVSDNVVCKTITAEKVKTWPKKAKVPAVKLTQKYAILNRIASVNWVPTTHASDIATNLGKLIYMIGTGTKFNAGLYIFNQVVQHAKTSVTKQPIAFPTLICDIILSQHPNIRHEDESAKKRATPLAIHQKLYSKQHAPDIAGPSNAAADTTMTRKEMIAMLEANCKELDEKKLQFERMIHALRVEEAAAQAADADDDGSSGEEEADTDVEGEESDSSPSASV from the coding sequence ATGTCTCAATCTTCCGGTTCCGCtcagatcaaaaacaaaattgctgaTACTGTGAAAACAAGATCAAAGTCTAAGAAGGAAGGAACAACTGTTGTGGTAGATGCGATGCCTTTATCAAGTATTCCTGCAACTActtctaagaagaagaaatcgGCAAAATCCACTAAGAAAGTAAGTGAATCGTCTCCCTCAATCTCTATTAAGTCTGATTCTGTTAggtctaagaagaagaaaccccAATCTCCCATAAAAAGGGGTTTGAGCATGTCTGATCTATACTTGAATAAGGATCTTTCTGAAACTGCGAATGTGGAATCGCATGATGTTGCCTCCGGCAAAAATGCGAATGTTGAATCGTCTGTTAAGTCTGTGTCTGAAAAGGTGAATCAAGAAAACCCTTCTGTTGAGGAAAACCCTAGTTCTGTTGAAACCCTaggaaaaacccaaaatattgCTGAGAATGTTGGTGTGAGCAATAATCCTAGTGTTCCTGAGAGTATGACAGTTCCCACGAATGTCATAACTGATGTTGCTGAAAAATCTCAAGAAAAGGCTGTTGTAACCGATGCCCCAACTGGTGTTGAACCATCCTCTATACCAACTGATGCTGAGAAGGATGTTGAAGCATCCAAAGGAGGATCTAGCCCTCATGCTAACACTGCCACTGGATCATTTGGTAGTGGATCCAATACTGAAGCTTCCACTGAAGAGGAAGTAAACAAAGAAAGTACTCCTGAACAAGCTGCGGACTCTGAGCCAGAAAATGAAGCTGGTGAAGATTCTGAGAAAACAACCAATGAAGAGCAGGACATAGTGGATGTTGATGAAGTCCCCTCTGAAGAAGATCTGCAACCTCCACCTACTCAGAAAGGAATTGGGAGAAGACTGAGAAGCAGGACCACTACACCTGCACCTGCTGTTACCACTACTCCTGTTGTCACCAAGAAAGCAAAGGACACCACTCTGAAGCCTGCCAAGTATGGGCCTAAGAAAAGTTGGAGCAAGTCTATACCTCCtcctgaaaagaaaaagggtGTACTGAAAAGGAAGAGTGCACCATCAAGTGACTCTGAATTTGAAGCTGAAAAGGATGACTCAAGCATCAAGCCTCCTGCTAAGAAGGCTATGTCTGCTAAGAAGGCCATGCCTCAATCTGTTGCTCCTGACATTGAAGACTTTCCTTGtgacaatgtttcatttcatcttccatcCTATGCTCAACGATGGGGAATCATTTGCAAACGAAGATTGGCTCTGGAAAGGGAGTTAGGTAAAGATATTCTGGAATGTGAAGAGATTGTAACCTTGATCAATGATGCTGGATTGATCAAAACTGTGTGGGGCTTAGGCTCCTGCTATGAGAAGCTGGTTAGGGAGTTTGTTGTCAACATTCCAATAGGCTGTGACAATCCCTTGGACAAAGAATTTCAGAAGGTATTTGTTCGAGGAAAATGTGTGACATTTTCTCCAAGCGTGATCAACAAGGTGCTGGGTAATGCTGATGATCCTCACCCTGACATAGATGTATCTGACAATGTGGTCTGCAAAACTATCACAGCTGAAAAGGTGAAAACCTGGCCCAAGAAGGCAAAGGTGCCTGCTGTCAAGCTAACCCAAAAGTATGCCATCTTGAATCGTATTGCATCTGTCAACTGGGTTCCTACAACACATGCATCTGATATTGCAACGAATCTGGGTAAGctcatttatatgattggtACTGGTACTAAGTTTAATGCTGGTCTGtatattttcaatcaagttgtgCAGCATGCTAAGACCTCTGTCACCAAGCAACCCATTGCTTTTCCAACTCTGATCTGTGACATCATCTTGTCCCAACATCCAAATATAAGGCATGAGGATGAGTCTGCTAAGAAAAGGGCAACTCCTTTGGCCATTCATCAGAAGCTGTACAGTAAACAGCATGCTCCAGATATTGCTGGACCATCAAATGCTGCTGCTGACACTACTATGACAAGGAAGGAGATGATTGCTATGCTGGAAGCAAACTGTAAAGAGCTAGATGAAAAGAAGTTgcagtttgaaaggatgatacATGCTCTCAGGGTTGAAGAGGCTGCAGCTCAAGCAGCTGATGCAGATGATGATGGCTCTAGtggtgaagaagaagctgaCACAGatgttgaaggagaagaaagtgaTTCATCCCCAAGTGCTTCTGTGTAA